From a single Nicotiana tabacum cultivar K326 chromosome 8, ASM71507v2, whole genome shotgun sequence genomic region:
- the LOC142163298 gene encoding uncharacterized protein LOC142163298 gives MIDNYRHWHEKLPFALLGYRTTVRTSTGATPYLLVYGTEAVLPAEVEIPSLRVIQEAKLSNTGWVKNRYEQLMLIDEKRMNVIFKIEEAKESITNINIKSLRQVV, from the exons ATGATTGATAACTACAGGCACTGGCATGAGAAACTACCATTTGCTCTCCTtggatatcgcactacagtcagaacatcaactggggcaacgcCTTATCTTCTGGTCTATGGAACTGAAGCCGTATTACCAGCGGAAGTTGAAATACCATCTTTGAGGGTCATCCAAGAAGCCAAGCTGAGCAATACCGGATGGGTAAAGAATCGGTACGAACAACTAATGCTTATTGACGAGAAGAGAATGAATGTt ATTTTCAAGATAGAGGAAGCAAAAGAATCAATAACGAATATAAATATCAAGAGCCTTCGTCAAGTGGTTTGA